In Lasioglossum baleicum chromosome 19, iyLasBale1, whole genome shotgun sequence, the following proteins share a genomic window:
- the LOC143218464 gene encoding uncharacterized protein LOC143218464 isoform X1 translates to MDTNLCERNETATQPGIASLDASCDKSDKTLQVFHCRYIVNDQLTHAQTKQEMAEHTDTTTTTSTSPKPKKTITKIIKAKKPKPEGELASYDSTTKLEDAPAQVLERFEKGCECQDDQCFKGLNPETVYKHRLNIAELTKAEHDMYLMGVTMACLTNPYETARHTERRRLRAQYVYQGRRVCLDAFLYLENCTHYQIKRIRKHLMTHGVTPRVHGNHGKIPHNTFSLDIYKIATQFLKNFIDLQEAKQKTKLAKNAPLHLPSDITRKVVYDTYIQHCRKVSPNIKIMGYSTFSRFMKVQFPQIKFAKFVEFVVRNQSIQSQQGCNKIELETTELVNNKKPSRSADLITTEDGALLPILIASEAGQSNTYFLTPVGKLQDGMNYQITASGLLASKPGLPIALTKVNAI, encoded by the exons atggatactaatttgtgtGAAAGGAATGAGACGGCGACGCAACCAGGGATCGCGTCGCTAGACGCTTCGTGCGATAAGAGTGACAAAACGCTGCAGGTATTTCATTGTCGATACATAGTCAATGATCAATTAACGCATGCGCAAACCAAGCAAGAG ATGGCGGAACATAcagatacaacaacaacaacaagtaCATCTCCTAAACCAAAGAAGACGATCACCAAAATAATTAAAGCGAAGAAGCCTAAGCCGGAAGGAGAGTTGGCTTCTTATGATTCCACCACCAAGTTAGAAGACGCTCCTGCGCAAGTGTTGGAACGATTTGAAAAAGGATGCGAATGTCAAGACGACCAGTGCTTCAAAGGACTGAATCCCGAAACAGTGTATAAACATAGACTAAATATTGCAGAATTAACTAAGGCTGAACATGATATGTATTTAATGGGCGTCACGATGGCGTGTTTGACGAATCCGTACGAAACAGCAAGACACACCGAACGACGCAGATTACGGGCGCAATATGTATATCAAGGTCGTAGAGTTTGTCTAGATGCTTTTTTGTATTTGGAAAACTGTAcacattatcaaataaaaagaaTCAGGAAGCATTTGATGACTCATGGCGTGACACCGCGAGTTCATGGTAATCACGGGAAGATTCCGCACAATACGTTCTCCTTAGACATTTATAAAATAGCGACGCAGTTCTTGAAAAACTTTATCGATCTGCAAGAAGCGAAACAGAAAACTAAACTTGCGAAAAATGCCCCGTTACATTTACCGTCTGATATTACACGTAAGGTAGTGTACGACACGTACATACAACATTGTAGAAAAGTATCGCCCAATATAAAGATAATGGGCTATTCTACCTTTAGTAGATTTATGAAAGTCCAATTTCCACAAATCAAATTCGCCAAGTTCGTGGAGTTCGTAGTTAGAAATCAAAGTATTCAAAGCCAGCAGGGATGTAATAAAATAGAATTGGAGACAACAGAGTTAGTTAATAATAAGAAACCATCTAGATCGGCAGACTTGATAACAACGGAAGATGGTGCCTTATTGCCAATATTAATCGCTAGCGAGGCAGGACAAAGCAATACTTATTTTTTGACACCGGTCGGCAAATTACAGGACGGTATGAATTATCAGATAACTGCAAGCGGGCTTCTAGCCAGTAAACCGGGATTGCCTATCGCGTTAACTAAAGTAAATGCTATTTAA
- the LOC143218464 gene encoding uncharacterized protein LOC143218464 isoform X2: MDTNLCERNETATQPGIASLDASCDKSDKTLQMAEHTDTTTTTSTSPKPKKTITKIIKAKKPKPEGELASYDSTTKLEDAPAQVLERFEKGCECQDDQCFKGLNPETVYKHRLNIAELTKAEHDMYLMGVTMACLTNPYETARHTERRRLRAQYVYQGRRVCLDAFLYLENCTHYQIKRIRKHLMTHGVTPRVHGNHGKIPHNTFSLDIYKIATQFLKNFIDLQEAKQKTKLAKNAPLHLPSDITRKVVYDTYIQHCRKVSPNIKIMGYSTFSRFMKVQFPQIKFAKFVEFVVRNQSIQSQQGCNKIELETTELVNNKKPSRSADLITTEDGALLPILIASEAGQSNTYFLTPVGKLQDGMNYQITASGLLASKPGLPIALTKVNAI; the protein is encoded by the exons atggatactaatttgtgtGAAAGGAATGAGACGGCGACGCAACCAGGGATCGCGTCGCTAGACGCTTCGTGCGATAAGAGTGACAAAACGCTGCAG ATGGCGGAACATAcagatacaacaacaacaacaagtaCATCTCCTAAACCAAAGAAGACGATCACCAAAATAATTAAAGCGAAGAAGCCTAAGCCGGAAGGAGAGTTGGCTTCTTATGATTCCACCACCAAGTTAGAAGACGCTCCTGCGCAAGTGTTGGAACGATTTGAAAAAGGATGCGAATGTCAAGACGACCAGTGCTTCAAAGGACTGAATCCCGAAACAGTGTATAAACATAGACTAAATATTGCAGAATTAACTAAGGCTGAACATGATATGTATTTAATGGGCGTCACGATGGCGTGTTTGACGAATCCGTACGAAACAGCAAGACACACCGAACGACGCAGATTACGGGCGCAATATGTATATCAAGGTCGTAGAGTTTGTCTAGATGCTTTTTTGTATTTGGAAAACTGTAcacattatcaaataaaaagaaTCAGGAAGCATTTGATGACTCATGGCGTGACACCGCGAGTTCATGGTAATCACGGGAAGATTCCGCACAATACGTTCTCCTTAGACATTTATAAAATAGCGACGCAGTTCTTGAAAAACTTTATCGATCTGCAAGAAGCGAAACAGAAAACTAAACTTGCGAAAAATGCCCCGTTACATTTACCGTCTGATATTACACGTAAGGTAGTGTACGACACGTACATACAACATTGTAGAAAAGTATCGCCCAATATAAAGATAATGGGCTATTCTACCTTTAGTAGATTTATGAAAGTCCAATTTCCACAAATCAAATTCGCCAAGTTCGTGGAGTTCGTAGTTAGAAATCAAAGTATTCAAAGCCAGCAGGGATGTAATAAAATAGAATTGGAGACAACAGAGTTAGTTAATAATAAGAAACCATCTAGATCGGCAGACTTGATAACAACGGAAGATGGTGCCTTATTGCCAATATTAATCGCTAGCGAGGCAGGACAAAGCAATACTTATTTTTTGACACCGGTCGGCAAATTACAGGACGGTATGAATTATCAGATAACTGCAAGCGGGCTTCTAGCCAGTAAACCGGGATTGCCTATCGCGTTAACTAAAGTAAATGCTATTTAA